AGGGGTGCATTAAGTGTTTTCAAATCTAGGTGAGGAATTATGGGGCACCTCTGGGATGAAGGGTATCCAGGAGGTTCAAATAGTATAATGGTCAATGCTAAGAATGCACATGGTACCCGAGATAGCTTAATGTGGATTATTTGCCCATTAAGCATGCTTTATAAACACTCAGCTGTGCTCATAATTATGTATAAATGTAGTAAGCAGTAGCTTTCACTGGAGTCTTTCTTACAGGTGAAATAGATATTCTGTTTGTGAGCACTTAACTGTGATTGATGGTGGTAATCATCCCAGATAAAAATATAGGGCCTGATTTAATTAAATAGTCGCAGCAGCAGGAGCCAGCACAACAAGGCCCATTAGTACAATCGgacttcccccttctccctcccgcccCGGCCAGATTGGCTCTGCAGGGCCAGAAGAACCCCCAGAATAACAGCAGGCAGGAAAAGGAAACATGGTTCTGcctgacaagctgaaatgctttcCCAGACAGAATGATTGCAATTGTGCAATGTTGAATTGTACCCACAGACTCCAAGGATATCATTGGCCTCATTCAAATTCAGTACTTGCTCTTTACCAACAGGTCCCAGCgtgggttacagcaatttaaaattcagaattaaacagCTAAAATAGGGTGGGACCTGAAAATACACATCTCAGATGTCAAAGACCAAGGCAAAGAGCATTTGCTGAAAGCTGTATAGTGAAAAAGCAAGAAGAGGAGACAAGAGTTAGGAAGAAAAGATGGAAAGGAAATTAGGAAAGAGATAAGCTTTGGAGTTGAGAGGGAGGTTATGGGAGTTCTGGGGCTATTGTATGACTGCTATGAAACCTAATCATGTTTAGGTTTAGAAGACTTGTAGGTGAGACGCCCAGGCTAACGCAAAGAGAGAATGAGATCCCTCAGTAAGGCCGTAGGGCAACCACTGAAAATAACGAAACAGAAACAAGAACTCGGGACACAATGGTGGTATTCACAGGACAGTCACTCCCATGTGCTTAGGAAAGAGGAgctgaaaataatatttaaaaagcaaaggaaTCAAGCTTAGGTATTCATCCTTTCATATCTCCCATGAAGAGTTTTGCATCTCTCAGCAAAACCCTCCCAGTGAACTATCAGAAAGTAACAATGACATTTTAACTTACAGTTTGAGCACAGTTTGGCTTATCTGTTTATTTCAGCTACTTAAAAGAAAGTTCTTCTCGTTTCAGTAGTGTAAGTAGAATAAAACTAGTAAAGGTGGCAAATCTGTTTGGAACATTTCCTTAGATGCTGGTGCTGCAGGTTTCTTGCAGTCGGAAGTAGGAAAAGTGTGTGATGCAGGGAGGGAGTTGCGGCAAAGAAGTTTAATTTATGGGAAGCTTAATTTAAGCTTCAACAAATTAGTTGAAAGACCAACTAAGATATTTTCCCAAGGAGAAACAAATTATCCCCCCATTGATCCCTGCATTTGCTTAGGAAGACAGCTGTGTGGTGCTCTTTTTGTTACTGTGAAGAATTATAATTTtttcacatattttatttttcatttatttattgcacttctatcccacctttttattCATGGGGCTCCAGGTGGCATACACGGTTTTCCTCCTCATTTGTTccccacaacaacactgtgagaggtagtgactggcccaagatcacccagtgagagcttcatggctgagtggggattcgaaccctgctctcccaagtcctagtccaacactctaaccactacaccacactgtctctttcCAGCATACTATGCACTAAGATCCTGAAGGAAGGATAGCATACACATCAGATGGTTAAAATTCCACATGGCTCTTCCTTGTCTGAATCTACCCTTAGATTCCTTCCTGTTATGGACTCAGAACCCACACAATGAGCTCTGGGTTTCTTTTCTAGAGCACTTTAGTACATTTCCAACTGAGGATACACCTCTGGCCTTCAAAGAAAAGATCCATGCTAACAGAGAGGATTCTTCATTATTGCCGTAGGGTAGGTTACAATTGGAGTATCGGGGTGAAATCTCTCCCATTCCTGTTTTCAGAGGGCGATTCCAGAATTTCATTTGGTTACAGCCAGTCTGAACTGAGCAGACCTTTGTGTGTGGTTTGCGTGCTAGCTCGATAACCTGGCTGTTTTTGAATCTGTTCCTTCCAGGCCTCGGCCCCAGCTGGACCGGCAGTTCCTCCAGCGTTTTCTGAAGATCCAAGAAATTTTATTTCCTGCATGCTGCTCCAAGAATGCACTGATGTTCCTAACCTTGCTCATGGTTGCTCTGTTGGGTAAGTGAGTCGATGGCTAAGAAGGATGATATCAAGCAAGTCCTTTTGTGATGTTCCAGGACTCTTGTCCATGTATATGGGAGCACCCTTGGAGTTCATCCCTTTTCTCTTCCCCACTCTTTACCTCCCCTAGAGCAGCTGGTCATTTACCAGGTGGGATTGATTCCCAGCCAGTATTATGGAGTTCTGGGGAACAAAGACTTCCAAGGATTCCAGCAAGTGACAGCAGTTGCACTGATTCTTATTCTACTGAACTCTATGGTAAGTGAAACCTCTTCTTCCTACAAGGAGATGAGAGCGCATGCAATGCAattggtcatggatgctttagtggagattcctgcattgtacagggttggactagatgacccttgaggtccctcccacatctacaattctatgatcccgtGATACTGCCTTGCTGTGCACATGTGTATCCTGAGGGCCAAATGACATGCTAGCTAACGACTAATCACACTTTTTAAAGGCGTGCTTAACACTGTCACttttattttgttcatttattttatttcaactgTTAAAGGTCTTCATTTTACAAATcacgttttttgggggggtaatgTTTCCATCGTGTGAAAGCTTTGGGCTGCTTTATTACCTCACAAAAGTGGCTATCCCCAGGGATGGTGCAGTTAAGCCAGGACATCAAGTCACCGATTCCAGCCATAGCAATTCAAAAGATTCTAAGGCACATCTTCATTTTGCGAACTGCCCTAAGATCTTGTGATAAAGGGTgacataaaacaacaataacaacaagagaGTAACTTTCTAACTCTTCCCTCGCAGTTTCTAAGCTGCGATGGAAAAAGCTAATCTGGCTTGGGCCTCAGCACTGCTTTCTGGCCACTCTCTGTTCTGGAAGGTGCTGTTTACTGTAAACCCGCCTGGACTGTTAGCTGTTGTGAAGAGCTCTTTATGTCAGCAGCCGGACAAGGGGGGGATTCATCTAATGCTTTAAATCAGTTGCTTTGAGCAGAGGATGCCTTCAGACTAGAAGACTTTATTTGGGTCAGTGTGTTCATGCAATCCATGGCTGGGGAATCTCTGGGCTGCGGGCTAAATTAGCCCCACCAATTTCGCATGCCCATTCCATTTGTTATCGGTGGGGCTTATATCTCACGCTGTTTAAATTTGGTGCAAGCCTGCTGGGATTGGCTCCGCTCAGGAAGGTGGGAACATACCCACTTGATGTCCTATGACATCGTAAGTGCAGTTGTTGGACCACAAGAGTAGTCATAAATGCTTTTCTTGCCttattctcctctcctctccccattgtGAGTCTCACTTCTCTCTCTTCTCAGCTGAAGAGCTTTGACCAGTTCATCCGCAACCTGATGTATGTGAGCTGGAGGAAGactctcacagaatacctccatgGCTACTACTTTCAGGGCCAGGTGTATTATACCTTGAATATTCGGCATGAGGAAATCGATAATCCGTAGGTGGCTGGACATGATTTGAGCTCCTCCTGGCACTTTCTGGCATGTTTTGTGCACCCCTCTTCCTTGATGAGGGCTGGCTTTGTTGCTCCCCATATATGTTGACCTGCTTTGTTTTTCTCTccctagggcagagctttccaaactgtgttgcaACACActagtgtgtcggctgcaatgtgtaggtgtgtcacacgaatgctccccatgctcctcccagggctggaaaggggttaacttaacccaggcatccccaaactctgcctccagatgttttgggactacagttcccatcatccctgaccactggtcctgttagctaggggtgatgggagttgtagtccccaaaacatctggagggccaagtttggggatgcctgggttaaCCTCCCGTTTGCTAGGAAAATTGAATTACTgagtcgcaaaatgatgcatgtctaaaaagtgtgccaccaacatgaaaagtttggaaaactctgctcTAGGGAGCCATGGGCTTTTCTTTAGATGCACAGGGAAGTAGTTTGAatatccagccagatgggcggggcataaataataaaattattataattatgatgatgatggttaCATTTTGAGTACATGCTCTGTGCTCCAGCCACTGGGTTTTAGCCAgtgttagtcctgctcagagtagaccaactgaaattcATGGATGCAACTAACATTGGCCCAATAATTTtaaagggtctactctgagtagggcatAGTTGGCTGCAACCCACCAGGCAAGACTCAAAGCAATAGCTGTGTTAGCAGAAGTCGGCACAGTGTGTCCCACTAGTGCTACAGGGCTCCTCCCACTGAATGTCCCAACCATTGGCTTGAGTGGGGGTTCAGGAgaaccccccagaacagcacataggGTGGGAATGGGGGATGGAATCAGTCTGGCAAGTGGAAATGCTTGGCCTGACagattggacccccccccccccagcacaatgCTGAATTCCACCCACTATATTTAAAACTAAAATGCAAACTGCAACAAACAAatgtggggtgggttttttgtcCATATCTAATTGGAGATGtgtatagagcaggggtcagcaacccgcggctctggagccgcatgtggctcttttacacctttgccgcggctccgggatggatactagcaaggggaggaggcacattgtgtgccctggcactccccactgttttaaatgtcgcaatggttttgcggctcccagttgttttttcttcggtccaagtggctctttttgtcttaaaggttgcagacccctggtatagaggCTAACAATAGCAAGATGTGAAAGGGCTCCAGTTTTTAAACTATTGAAATTTAAACTGCTTTAGAGGACAGTTTCCCTGTGTTGCTTTAGTTTGCAGTTTTTGAAACGCTAGAATCACATTAGGACACTAATCGCTTGAGATTCTAGTTCCCTtgagaagttttggactacatctcccatcaggccAGGCCAAcatggatgatgggatttgtgacCTTGCAACgactggatggcaccaggttagGGGAGGCTGTTGTTTTATAAGACAAAATGGACCTGCTTGTGAAAAGAAAATTGAAGTGTACTGATAACTGGATTAAAGTACAATTTGATTAAAGTACAGGCTATCTGACATTGTGGTGTGATCCTTGGGTTGCAGCACAATTAGCATTTGCTTTGTTCATAGTATGGAACAACTATAGGTGCAATTCTGTAGCTGTTTAGATAACTCGCAAGAGATGGTTAAGGTTGGAGTTGCAAAGGGGAAGCTACAAACATAATGACTTTATTTGACTTGACGTTGTGCAACAGGAATTCTAAAAATGCAGCTTTTGGTTCctgaaaacaaccagcagttgAATTACTCCAATTCTTGGGTAATGTCAACTCAGCAGTGATTGCAGCAAACTAATACAAAAAACAAGTGCTTGTATAGAGCAGTGGAATCAGTGCTCTGCTGGAGGACTCTAATATTTGAGGAAGGAGAAGATGGAGTGTCCCAACAAGAAGGTTTATAAGATAAGGCTGGAAGGCTCCCCATTGGGGCTGTTGTAACAGCTGATTTCTTGCATGCAGCAGGaggttgaataataataataataataataataataataataataataataataatatattatttataccccgtccatctggctgggcttccccagccactctgggcggcttcaaaaaaaatattaaaatactgtaatacatcaaacattaaaagcttgcctaaacagggctgccttcagatgtcttctaaaagtctggtggttatagttctctttgacatctggtggaagggccggtgccactactgagaagaccctctgcctggttccctgtaacttggcttctcacagtgagggaaccgccagaaggccctcggtgctggaccacagtgtccgggcaaaacgatgggggtggagacgctccagtgtggtgtagtggttaagagcggtagtctcataatctgggaaaccaggttcgagtctccgctcctccacatgcagctgctgggtgaccttgggccagtcacacttctttgaagtctctcagccccactcacctcacagagtgtttgttgtggggggaggaagggaaaggagaatgttagccgctttgagactccttaaagggagtgaaaggcgggatatcaaatccaaactcttcttcttcttcttctgactgaCTTTGAGATCCCTTCTGACACTGTGATTCTGTTCCAGTAACCAAACTGGTATTTTTCCCTGCTGTTGTTTAGCATTGATTTGCAagctaataattttaaaaagaaaatactccACCAGCCTTAAAACTGCATAACTGCCCAGCTCTGATTCTGTGTGGACGAACTGTTCTGTTCCTAACATGTTAACTTTTCTTATGCTTTGCTCTTTCTGTCATAGCAGTCCATGCAAATTTAAATATCCTTTTTACTGTGCAGAGATCAAAGAATCAGCCAGGATGTGGAGAGGTTCTGCAAGCAGCTGAGCTCCATGGCCAGTAAGCTCATCATCTCTCCCTTCACGCTTGCTTACTACACCTATCAGTGCTTTTACAGGTAGGGGCAGTCTTCACCTAGGGAGAGGGATGACCACATGCTTAGGGGCAGCTGTTGTCCCAGCTGGAGTACAGCATAGATGAGCCTCTAATATATTAGAAGGCAGCCTTCCGCTGACAGTTTAGCTAATCTCTCTCCATTTCTCTTGCCTAGCACTGGCTGGATGGGCCCAGTGAGTATTTTTGGATATTTTATCATGGGCACAATTGTTAACAAGATCCTAATGAGCCCCATTGTTTCAAAGCTGGTGCAGCAGGAGAAGCTGGAAGGTGATTTCAGGTGAGTTTATTCAGCAGGTCTCATGATCAGTTTGACCCTGAAAATAGCGATAGTCTGAAATGATGTGTGTGACACTGTTCTTTTCTCGTTTGCTGGTTGTGATTTGTGTTAAGAGAATCCTTTATAGAAGTCTTCTTAGGATATGAACTTCCTGATGGCTCACAAATGGAATGCACTTTGCAAACCAgataggctgctgctgctgaggataataataataataataataataataataataatatttttttatttataccccgccctccccagctaaggccgggctcagagcggcttacaagcaataataaaaacaagatgaatgattacaacttaaaaacaaaaataaaatacaacattaaaataatggaacattaaaatattaaaatgtagcctcattgcaggaggagaaggaaaagaaaaaagaaagagagggagggagggaatcaaattggctccaagccaaaggccaggcggaacaactctgtcttacaggccctgcggaaagaaatcagatcctgcagggccctggtctcatgaggatGTTCATACACATAAACCTGGCTGTTAAGTCCTTTGCTGTCTCTTGCTCTAGTAGAGTTCTGTGTCTGCTCTCCAGCCTAAGTGATGTATATGGTTTGGGGAAGagcccatggctcagtggtagagcatctgatccatatgcagaaagtcccaggttcaatccctcgcatctccaggtagagccagGATAGATCctgtgtctgaaaccccagagagctgctagcAGTCAGTGGTGATAATAGTGAGCTcagtggaccagtggcctgagtCATTCTAAGGCAGAAATGAGAATGGGTTTTACAGAGACGATGATTGCTCAATCCCCAAAAATGACCATTGAAGCAAGTGTTTTCTGGAATTAACAGGTTTAAGCATATGCAGCTACGAGTGAATGCCGAATCTGCTGCTTTTTACAGGTAAGTAAGTGGACGTTTCACTTTTTAGTATCTTTTTTCCTGTGACGCCTTTGGTTCCTGCGAGTATTGCACGGTGTGTGTTGAAGTGTATCCCACAAACATCTTGGATAATTAGCATTTCTTCCCATCTCCTGTTCCCAGTTGGGCTCCACCTTGGTGGtgttcaggtttgtttgtttgtttgtttgttctttgttctttgaAGTGTaagattagtaataataataataataataataataataataataataataataattaatttatttataccctgcccatctggctgggtccccccagccactctgggcggcttccaacaaaacactaaaatacaataacctattaaacattaaaagattccctaaacagggctgcctttagatgtcttctaaaagtttggtagttgttcttctctttgacatctggtgggagggcgttctacagggcgggcgccgctaccgagaaggccctcagcctggttccctgtaacttggcttctcacagtgagggaaccgccagaaggctctcggcgctggacctcagtgtccgggcagaacgatggaggtggagacgctccttcaggtatactggaccgaggctgtttagggctttaaaggtcaccaccaacactttgaattgtgctcggaaacgtactgggaaccaatgtaggtctttcaagaccggtattagatggtctcggcagctgctcccagtcaccagtctagctgctgcagtaTTCATTATCTAGTAGTATTCATCATTACATAGGTCACTTTGATAATTTGGCTAGATAGCAGGATGTCTGTCCATTCTGTTCTCTATTCTCCACCCACACACCAGTtcacccattgttgttgtttgtcggTTACTCGGCTCACAGAACACCCCACAGTTATGAAAGCAAGAAGAGGAGGCATAACACCAACAGaatagggtggggggagaaaggcaagcaggaaaaaacagaagaaaaacaacacacGCCATGGCTGCTTTTTGCCACATGAGGTCACTGTTGTCGTTGGAAATCTCACAAgagttcagaaagtgtggattagctGTATCAGTTGGTTGTCTCCTCTtcacacactttcctgggagaaGTTGTATTCACGCAGCAACCAATCGCCACCATCCGTTTCTCATCCTCTATATGCACATACATGCATCTTACCCCAGGGAACTCTAGGTCCGTGGGAATGATCACTGTACAGACTGACTGTGCGCTACTGTCCTGCTTTTCAGAGCTGGGGAAGTTGAGCACATGCGAACCAACCGCAGGCTGCAAAGCCTCCTGCAGACCCAGAGGGAGCTGATAGGCAAGGAGCTGTGGTTGTACAGTAAGCAGAACTGGTTTCCTTCATCCCCTCCTTCACTCGTTACACAGAGAAGGAAGCTTCTAGATTTCTGACGTGCAGAAAAGACATTTGGGAAGTGGCTGTTCAAATGGGAACAGAGAACAAGTTGATGAACCGATGAGGGAGAAAATGGGTTCTACTGGAATCCAGACCAAAATGGGGTCATTCTGGACCTTCACAGGAGTGCCTAAATAGGCCGAACAACAAGGCCTTGAGACTGAACTCTGGGAAAGAATAGTAGCAGCAAGAAAGTAGGCCAAGCAGCGCTTGGGCCTCGTGGATTTTGCTATCTCAGGCTCTGTCTGCCAGAGGAGCTGTCTAAACATTTTATTATTGAGTATTGAGTGCTGAACTGAAATAGATTGTCCTTCTAACTGACAGTTATTAACTCGAGTAGTACTGTTAACTGGCTTTGTTTCCAGAGCATATGTTCCTGATAAACTTTTAAAACATAACACAAAAAACTGTgtagatgtaataatggaatactgaatggtttagtttatgtaaaatatgtagggatttatgatatgcaaaatgaaccatggaaagagaagggaagtcattggtattttaaggatgtttaaatgagtattttaaattgtaaaacaaaaaatgtaataagaattatacacacacacacctgtgtagATGGAGGTCCTAGATTAACTGATCTGCCGGccttaccactgtattgtctttttTCTGCTTAGTTGGAATCAACACTTTTGACTATCTGGGCAGTATCCTGAGTTATGTGGTGATTGCTATTCCCATTTTCAATGGAGTTTACGCTGATCTGGATCCAGCAGGACTGAGCTCTTTGGTTAGCAAGGTAAGCTTTTTGCAGCATCATAGCTCGGCGCTAGAGCACataatgttttgcatgcagaaggtcccaggtctaaTATTCCTACACACTGACCTGTGATGTCCTGTAGGCTGTAGTGCCAGGAGTAACATTTCCTCCGTGATCTTACTGGTCTACAGGGAAGAAATTGGTCCTTCATTTAACCTCACCATGCAATACAGTCATTAAATTCACCATGCAATACAGTCATTCACATAGATGCCTGCACCTGTGTACAGCATAATGTGTGAATAGCCTTCCTGCTGGGAGTTTGCAGGTACAGGGCAGCAAGCTTATCGCGCAGAAAGTTAAAGCAGCAAATCTGTCATGGCATGAGATCCTTCCCTCTGTAAACTAGATGCGGCCTAATTCAGTCCTGGGAGCGAGCCTGCCATAACGTAATCCATTTAGCCCAACCAAACAGTCAGGAACTAATTGCAGAGGGATAAAAATAGCTGAGCCTGGCATTCCTCACTGTGCAGCAAGAGGCTTCTTTAGAACAGGTCTGGCAGCCTCGTGGGAGCAAAGGTGGACCTTGGCAAGATCAGCCTGAAGCTAGATTGGAAAAGCTGTAggctgctctgtgtgtgtgtgtgtgtgtgtgtgtgtaagcgtatgtatgagggatgcgggtggcgctgtgggttaaaccacagagcctaggacttgccaatcagaaggtcggtggttcaaatccctgtgacggggtgaactcccgttgctcggtccctgctcctgccaacctagcagttcgaaagcatgtcaaagtgcaagtagataaataggtacctctctggcaggaaggtaaacggcatttccgtgcgctgcactggttcgccagaagcggcttagtcatgctggccacatgacccggaagctgtacgccggctccctcggccaataaagcgagatgagtgccacaaccccagagtcggtcacgactggacctgatggtcagggatccctttacgtgtgtgtgtgtgtgtgtgtgtgtgtgtatacacacgcacacgcacactaTTG
The Podarcis muralis chromosome 1, rPodMur119.hap1.1, whole genome shotgun sequence DNA segment above includes these coding regions:
- the ABCD4 gene encoding lysosomal cobalamin transporter ABCD4 isoform X3 encodes the protein MVTPFIRNQAAEKERRLQRGEKLPINCRVLSPRPRPQLDRQFLQRFLKIQEILFPACCSKNALMFLTLLMVALLEQLVIYQVGLIPSQYYGVLGNKDFQGFQQVTAVALILILLNSMLKSFDQFIRNLMYVSWRKTLTEYLHGYYFQGQVYYTLNIRHEEIDNPDQRISQDVERFCKQLSSMASKLIISPFTLAYYTYQCFYSTGWMGPVSIFGYFIMGTIVNKILMSPIVSKLVQQEKLEGDFRFKHMQLRVNAESAAFYRAGEVEHMRTNRRLQSLLQTQRELIGKELWLYIGINTFDYLGSILSYVVIAIPIFNGVYADLDPAGLSSLVSKNAFVSLYLIGCFSQLIDLSTTVSDVAGYTHRIGELLEMLLKLSRKQNDCDSPGKWEFNSISKEEVVSSDTAFLLEKISLSAPSEKLLIKDLNLRVTQGNNLLITGNTGTGKTSLLRVLGGLWESKQGDVHMLTCFGPHGVVILPQRPFFTDGTLREQVIYPLKEIYPVSV